The Podarcis raffonei isolate rPodRaf1 chromosome 2, rPodRaf1.pri, whole genome shotgun sequence genome window below encodes:
- the LOC128405354 gene encoding retinol dehydrogenase 16-like, giving the protein MWLYLAALLGLYFLRRWYQERQTVENLREKYVFITGCSSGFGNHLARHLDARGLRVLATCTTQKGAEQLDKVTSERLKTTVLDVTSTESVAAATEWVKDQVGKKGLWGLVNNAGIGVPSGPNEWLTKDDFAKVINVNLLGLIDVTLHMLPLVRRARGRVINISSTDGRLACFGGGYCPSKFGVEAFSDTLRRELHPFGIKVSIVEPGTFKTAIQSKSAESYEPLWSRLPSDLKECYGRKYFEQCCKISEYFQKAGSDNLHLVTDCIEHALTSCCPRTRYSPGWDAKFLYIPASYFPTSIADFVMSHIWPKPAQAI; this is encoded by the exons ATGTGGCTCTACCTGGCTGCCCTGCTGGGGCTTTACTTCCTTCGCCGATGGTACCAGGAGAGACAGACGGTGGAGAACCTGAGGGAGAAATATGTCTTCATCACGGGCTGTTCCTCTGGCTTTGGGAACCACCTTGCCAGGCATCTGGATGCCCGGGGTCTGCGGGTGTTGGCAACCTGTACCACACAGAAGGGGGCAGAGCAGCTGGACAAGGTCACCTCAGAGCGCTTGAAAACCACCGTTCTGGATGTCACCAGTACAGAGAGTGTGGCGGCAGCGACGGAGTGGGTGAAAGATCAAGTGGGGAAGAAAg GGCTCTGGGGCTTGGTGAACAATGCGGGAATAGGTGTCCCATCAGGTCCCAACGAATGGCTGACCAAAGATGACTTTGCAAAGGTGATCAATGTCAACCTGCTAGGGTTGATTGACGTGACGCTACACATGCTGCCGCtggtgaggagagccagagggagGGTGATCAACATCTCCAGTACGGATGGACGACTGGCCTGCTTTGGAGGCGGTTACTGCCCATCAAAGTTTGGTGTGGAAGCCTTCTCTGACACCCTGAG AAGAGAGCTCCATCCTTTTGGAATCAAAGTCAGCATTGTTGAACCAGGTACTTTCAAGACAGCCATACAGTCAAAATCAGCTGAGTCCTACGAACCTTTATGGAGCCGGTTACCTTCTGACCTCAAGGAATGCTATGGGCGGAAGTACTTTGAGCAAT GTTGCAAAATAAGCGAATATTTCCAAAAGGCTGGCAGCGACAACCTTCACCTGGTCACCGACTGCATAGAACATGCCCTGACATCCTGCTGCCCTCGCACTCGCTACTCTCCAGGCTGGGATGCAAAGTTCTTGTACATTCCTGCCTCTTACTTTCCAACGTCCATCGCTGACTTTGTGATGAGCCACATTTGGCCTAAACCAGCTCAAGCaatatag